A single Lactuca sativa cultivar Salinas chromosome 8, Lsat_Salinas_v11, whole genome shotgun sequence DNA region contains:
- the LOC111887380 gene encoding uncharacterized protein LOC111887380 codes for MSSSSSNTLALREAGFIGDVMRTSLDYLQENEGESSHPKTRNPHLRRNHEVEHNQLVNVYIVDDAVYAEKSRRRFRMSKVLLLRIVDDINNRFPYFQQQVNGRGQTGFSRIQNSTAAIHQLASNMRPDSWDEYLRMSEQTTWDCV; via the coding sequence atgtcttcttcttCGTCCAATACGTTGGCGTTGCGGGAAGCGGGGTTTATTGGAGACGTCATGCGCACATCACTTGATTATTTGCAAGAAAATGAAGGCGAAAGTTCACACCCAAAAACAAGAAATCCTCATTTACGAAGAAATCATGAAGTCGAACACAATCAACTTGTCAACGTTTACATTGTTGATGATGCAGTGTATGCAGAAAAATCCAGGCGTCGGTTCCGGATGAGTAAGGTATTACTTTTACGCATTGTCGACGACATCAACAATCGCTTTCCATATTTTCAGCAGCAGGTTAATGGAAGAGGTCAAACTGGTTTCTCCAGAATTCAAAATTCTACAGCTGCAATTCATCAACTAGCATCCAACATGAGACCGGACTCATGGGATGAGTATTTGAGGATGTCAGAGCAAACAACATGGGATTGTGTTTAG
- the LOC111887382 gene encoding uncharacterized protein LOC111887382, with protein MRGDQKQPTIILEAVASNDLWIWRTFFGLSGGNNDINVLDQSSIFNEIYLGESYNVSFQVNETSYKRGYYLTDDIYPELAVSVKSFTCPNDEKQLKFKVAQESVRKDIECTFEDEGKMIFCYNENENLPNVEGVGIGSKTYMVNRGEVYDRVVHHNLHADLVERIFNAQTNHIVDNFVEDDLFEDIDDES; from the exons ATGCGAGGTGATCAAAAGCAGCCGACCATAATTTTAGAAGCAGTGGCCTCGAATGACCTTTGGATATGGCGTACATTTTTTGGTCTATCGGGTGGCAACAACGACATCAATGTTCTAGACCAATCGTCGATATTCAACGAAATCTACCTTGGGGAATCGTATAATGTGTCGTTTCAAGTAAATGAGACATCATACAAGCGTGGGTATTATCTTACTGATGACATATATCCTGAGTTAGCAGTATCTGTGAAATCATTCACATGTCCAAATGATGAGAAGCAATTAAAGTTTAAGGTGGCACAAGAATCTGTTAGGAAGGATATTGAGTGCACATTTG AAGACGAGGGGAAAATGATTTTCTGCTACAATGAGAATGAGAATTTACCAAATGTCGAAGGAGTTGGTATTGGTTCTAAGACATACATGGTGAACAGAGGGGAAGTATACGACCGAGTTGTACACCATAACCTTCACGCTGATTTGGTGGAACGCATCTTCAATGCTCAAACGAATCACATTGTCGACAATTTTGTTGAAGACGACTTGTTCGAAGATATAGATGACGAATCATAA
- the LOC111887393 gene encoding nudix hydrolase 19, chloroplastic isoform X2, with the protein MRYLSKSIFSVKSLISRKPYFSTMSINLKAPVFAGNPIRSKTPKPTDPFSPTSAFQTLKTLLSGQTHIQEPSSPKFKVLPFRKGRPLAGSTGDSIKKWHLGWLNFVDFKFVLEDSGLKLSDDLLVYLGYDSKEEKEHDSVVYWAIDVSESISLVEKLGNRQFCFVELRTLMVATDWADDSAMGELAIAGHARALLEWHNTSRFCGSCGETLVPAEAGRRRQCKKDSCNKKIYPRVDPVVIMLVIDKENDRALLSKQSRFVPRMWSCLAGFLEPGESLEEAVRRETWEESGIKVGEVIYHSSQPWPVGPSSMPCQLMIGFFAYATSLEINVDKSELEDAKWHSREEVKKALTFTEYKKAQKTSAYKVDQMCKGVVKGQNVASDFNVESGELASMFVPGPFAIAHHLISSWAHQEQV; encoded by the exons ATGCGTTATCtctctaaatctatcttctctgtAAAATCTCTGATTTCAAGAAAACCCTACTTCTCCACCATGTCAATAAACCTCAAAGCTCCAGTCTTTGCTGGAAACCCGATAAGATCCAAAACCCCCAAACCAACCGACCCATTTTCACCCACATCAGCCTTTCAAACCCTAAAGACTCTTCTTTCAGGACAAACCCATATCCAAGAACCATCTTCCCCTAAATTCAAAGTCCTCCCTTTCAGAAAGGGTCGACCTTTAGCCGGATCAACCGGCGATTCGATCAAAAAATGGCATCTGGGGTGGTTAAATTTTGTCGATTTCAAGTTTGTTTTAGAAGATAGCGGCCTGAAATTGAGCGATGATTTGTTGGTGTATTTAGGTTACGAtagtaaagaagaaaaagaacacGATAGTGTCGTCTATTGGGCGATTGATGTTTCCGAATCGATTAGTTTGGTGGAGAAATTGGGGAATCGACAGTTTTGCTTCGTGGAATTGAGAACATTAATGGTGGCTACCGATTGGGCAGATGATTCCGCCATGGGCGAGCTTGCTATAGCTGGTCAC GCAAGAGCATTACTGGAATGGCATAATACATCTCGTTTTTGTGGATCTTGTGGAGAAACATTGGTTCCCGCTGAAGCTGGAAGAAGACGACAATGTAAAAAAGATTCTTGCAATAAAAAAATTTACCCTCGAGTTGATCCG GTTGTAATTATGTTGGTGATCGATAAAGAGAATGATCGAGCATTGCTTAGTAAACAATCAAGATTTGTGCCTAGAATGTGGAGTTGCCTTGCTGGCTTTCTAGAG ccAGGAGAAAGCTTGGAAGAAGCTGTGAGAAGAGAAACATGGGAGGAATCGGGTATTAAAGTTGGTGAAGTAATCTATCATAGTTCTCAACCATGGCCAG TTGGACCTAGTAGCATGCCATGCCAATTAATGATTGGTTTTTTTGCATACGCGACATCACTTGAAATAAACGTGGACAAGAGTGAATTAGAAG ATGCGAAATGGCATAGTAGAGAAGAAGTGAAGAAAGCTTTAACATTCACTGAATATAAAAAGGCACAAAAAACATCAGCATATAAAGTGGATCAAATGTGTAAAGGGGTTGTAAAAGGTCAAAATGTTGCGTCTGATTTTAATGTAGAAAGTGGTGAACTTGCATCCATGTTTGTTCCTGGACCTTTTGCAATTGCGCATCATTTAATTTCTTCGTGGGCCCACCAGGAACAG GTTTGA
- the LOC111887393 gene encoding nudix hydrolase 19, chloroplastic isoform X1, whose amino-acid sequence MRYLSKSIFSVKSLISRKPYFSTMSINLKAPVFAGNPIRSKTPKPTDPFSPTSAFQTLKTLLSGQTHIQEPSSPKFKVLPFRKGRPLAGSTGDSIKKWHLGWLNFVDFKFVLEDSGLKLSDDLLVYLGYDSKEEKEHDSVVYWAIDVSESISLVEKLGNRQFCFVELRTLMVATDWADDSAMGELAIAGHARALLEWHNTSRFCGSCGETLVPAEAGRRRQCKKDSCNKKIYPRVDPVVIMLVIDKENDRALLSKQSRFVPRMWSCLAGFLEPGESLEEAVRRETWEESGIKVGEVIYHSSQPWPVGPSSMPCQLMIGFFAYATSLEINVDKSELEDAKWHSREEVKKALTFTEYKKAQKTSAYKVDQMCKGVVKGQNVASDFNVESGELASMFVPGPFAIAHHLISSWAHQEQVSINGIETEKKGVVSRL is encoded by the exons ATGCGTTATCtctctaaatctatcttctctgtAAAATCTCTGATTTCAAGAAAACCCTACTTCTCCACCATGTCAATAAACCTCAAAGCTCCAGTCTTTGCTGGAAACCCGATAAGATCCAAAACCCCCAAACCAACCGACCCATTTTCACCCACATCAGCCTTTCAAACCCTAAAGACTCTTCTTTCAGGACAAACCCATATCCAAGAACCATCTTCCCCTAAATTCAAAGTCCTCCCTTTCAGAAAGGGTCGACCTTTAGCCGGATCAACCGGCGATTCGATCAAAAAATGGCATCTGGGGTGGTTAAATTTTGTCGATTTCAAGTTTGTTTTAGAAGATAGCGGCCTGAAATTGAGCGATGATTTGTTGGTGTATTTAGGTTACGAtagtaaagaagaaaaagaacacGATAGTGTCGTCTATTGGGCGATTGATGTTTCCGAATCGATTAGTTTGGTGGAGAAATTGGGGAATCGACAGTTTTGCTTCGTGGAATTGAGAACATTAATGGTGGCTACCGATTGGGCAGATGATTCCGCCATGGGCGAGCTTGCTATAGCTGGTCAC GCAAGAGCATTACTGGAATGGCATAATACATCTCGTTTTTGTGGATCTTGTGGAGAAACATTGGTTCCCGCTGAAGCTGGAAGAAGACGACAATGTAAAAAAGATTCTTGCAATAAAAAAATTTACCCTCGAGTTGATCCG GTTGTAATTATGTTGGTGATCGATAAAGAGAATGATCGAGCATTGCTTAGTAAACAATCAAGATTTGTGCCTAGAATGTGGAGTTGCCTTGCTGGCTTTCTAGAG ccAGGAGAAAGCTTGGAAGAAGCTGTGAGAAGAGAAACATGGGAGGAATCGGGTATTAAAGTTGGTGAAGTAATCTATCATAGTTCTCAACCATGGCCAG TTGGACCTAGTAGCATGCCATGCCAATTAATGATTGGTTTTTTTGCATACGCGACATCACTTGAAATAAACGTGGACAAGAGTGAATTAGAAG ATGCGAAATGGCATAGTAGAGAAGAAGTGAAGAAAGCTTTAACATTCACTGAATATAAAAAGGCACAAAAAACATCAGCATATAAAGTGGATCAAATGTGTAAAGGGGTTGTAAAAGGTCAAAATGTTGCGTCTGATTTTAATGTAGAAAGTGGTGAACTTGCATCCATGTTTGTTCCTGGACCTTTTGCAATTGCGCATCATTTAATTTCTTCGTGGGCCCACCAGGAACAGGTCAGCATAAATGGAATTGAAACAGAAAAGAAAGGTGTTGTTTCGAGATTGTAA
- the LOC111887383 gene encoding NADH-cytochrome b5 reductase-like protein, with protein MSVFFKRLAKAFPISFSNTFQGKSQSNSNNFPIPFGAIAAISGGMSYFYYFSEPNLVHLDPINKETGPKSALDPKKWQAFKLQDKATVSHNTHIYRFSFDPNLKLGLDVASCLITRAPLGQHEDGKTKYVIRPYTPISDPDSKGYFDLMIKVYPEGKMSQYFAKLKPGDIVEVKGPVEKVRYTPNMKKHIGMIAGGSGITPMLQVIEAILKNPNDNTKVSLVYANVSPDDILLKKRLDMLAATHPNLKVFYTVDNPSKYWVGGTGFISKDMALKGLPTPSDDTLILVCGPPGMMQHISGDKAKDRSQGEITGLLKELGYTEEMVYKF; from the exons ATGTCGGTGTTCTTCAAGCGACTAGCAAAAGCTTTTCCAATCTCATTTTCCAATACATTTCAAGGCAAATCGCAATCAAATTCAAACAATTTCCCAATTCCATTTGGAGCAATCGCTGCTATATCTGGTGGAATGTCGTATTTTTATTACTTTTCAGAACCAAATTTG GTCCATTTAGATCCAATCAACAAGGAAACAGGTCCAAAATCTG CTCTTGATCCTAAAAAATGGCAAGCGTTTAAGCTGCAAGATAAGGCAACAGTCAGCCACAATACCCATATATACAG ATTCTCTTTTGATCCTAATCTGAAATTGGGACTCGATGTTGCATCATGCCTCATTACAAG GGCTCCATTGGGACAACATGAAGATGGGAAAACAAAATATGTTATTCGCCC GTATACACCTATATCCGATCCGGATTCTAAAGGTTACTTTGATTTGATGATCAAG GTTTATCCCGAAGGAAAAATGAGCCAATATTTCGCAAAATTAAAGCCGGGGGATATAGTTGAAGTAAAAGG ACCCGTTGAGAAAGTTAGATACACTCCCAATATGAAGAAACACATTGGCATG ATTGCAGGTGGATCAGGAATCACTCCAATGCTTCAAGTGATTGAGGCTATTCTTAAGAATCCTAATGACAACACCAAA gtATCTTTGGTTTATGCAAATGTATCCCCGGATGATATTCTTCTCAAAAAGAGACTCGACATGCTTGCAGCTACCCACCCCAACTTAAAG GTGTTTTATACTGTTGATAATCCATCAAAGTATTGGGTCGGAGGTACAGGTTTTATATCAAAGGATATGGCTTTGAAAGGCTTGCCTACCCCGAGTGATGATACCCTTATACTT GTGTGTGGTCCACCGGGAATGATGCAACATATATCGGGTGACAAGGCAAAAGATCGGTCACAAGGCGAG ATAACCGGATTACTCAAAGAACTTGGATACACAGAAGAAATGGTTTACAAATTTTAA